The Pararge aegeria chromosome 8, ilParAegt1.1, whole genome shotgun sequence genome window below encodes:
- the LOC120625911 gene encoding uncharacterized protein LOC120625911: protein MPIKIQLYFNFLLVLSFAYGRSLETKQILDSIISETSVKYLTKLAQVFAKEAAETFIKELKNKEHLFNDSMRAKVFSKTPGFKHTPTATQESVTNDDILNEERAYKLLEKPYPDGDHLGWHSQESTFEEEDRKETRFPVHGLVKVNGVYL, encoded by the exons ATgccaataaaaattcaattatactTCAATTTCTTATTAGTTTTATCATTCGCGTATGGCAGGAGTCtggaaacaaaacaaattctTGACAGTATAATATCTGAAACCTctgtaaaatatttaaccaaatTGGCGCAGGTTTTCGCAAAGGAGGCAGCTGAAACTTTCATTAAGGAATTAAAGAATAAGGAACACTTATTTAATGATTCCATGAGAGCTAA gGTCTTTAGCAAGACACCAGGTTTTAAACATACGCCTACAGCAACCCAAGAGAGTGTAACAAACGATGATATATTAAATGAAGAGAGAGCTTATAAACTTTTGGAGAAACCCTATCCAGATGGTGATCATTTAGGATGGCACTCTCAAGAGAGCACCTTTGAAGAAGAAGATCGCAAAGAGACGCGATTTCCTGTGCACGGATTAGTGAAAGTTAATGGAGTTTATTTGTGA